CTCTAtgtataggtacatagatagtatagtacgacaaggctcttttggcctttgaatgacattgacaggggggcgtagttgtaAAACAAaagctgccagcaaataaaatctcctcaattttacggaatagGTATATTGAAAGTTTTAGTGTCgaaaatcgagtaagttttatctaattttaactgaatgagaaaaGCCGTCCCTGATTCCAAATCGAGAAAGAACAATTTGTAGGCCATGGGCTTGAAACTTATTGGTAATGTTTACCTGCTCAAgcagacacatttatgctgAATCAGATTATTATCAGAATATTATATCGTGATGTTATGTACGTATATGAAATGGCtctaataattaacaaaaacagtgaatttcagattttttacttagcaacaccgcatataagtggacagcgtgacacttcacaagatggcggcgctagttctgattttcgccacgcgccaaaagagccttgtcgcactgtacttctGTATTTTCACTCAGTAGGTACtcaagcgactgttaatgccaccTAGCCTAGTAGAGACTCGTTGCAGTTATGTATAATGTAtttaacttattaattttaaaacggaTTAATTTGCGGCTTTCTCCTTGTTTCTGAAACAAATTATATAGCCGTACCTATACTAAgagtaaaactattattatattggtTGCCTATATTTGTACGCTTAGttgataaattataataaaagacaataaaaataatgtaaaaaattatCTTGTAGTGTTTTTCTGTCGATAATAgaagttaaaaattcaaaattcaaataatttattcaaaataggtaatcaattactctttttgatagtcggttgttggatttgtaagataggAGAAGGTTGTTCGTTCATTTATCTCAACCATGGACTTGTCTCAACCGCACTATCGGAGCCACTTCGGAACTTTAAGAACCTTCAGacatgcaggtatcctcacgatattttacttcaccgttaaagcaaatgattgtttatttaattacttaaaacgcacaataacaccgaaaagttagagctggtgcgtgcccgggattgaaccccgggCTTCCCGAAAGAGGCTGACGTCTTTACCACTAGGCAGTCACTATTAGGTACAGTacttacgcggcagaaagtaatgtacatcggcctttagattgacatttcggctttgtagagcgttgtctctgtcactcatacctttataacgttttgtctgtctcgacgacagagacaatgctctacaaatccgctattgCCTTTTAAAGGTCGACATttgtgcattattttctgcagcgtgCTGTATTTAGGTAGGAATTATGGTAGGAATGTATCTTCGTGGTAGGATTCTATCACGAATCCGCCTAGCTAGCGACCACACCAGCCGCAAAGCATCTAACTAATGTGTTACGGCCGCGAGCTGGGAGAGCCAGTTACCCTCCCTTCCCATCGTCCCGAATGGTGCAATACCTGTGGCTATTGGGTATATTAACCTAGAGGCCACCGTTGCTGCATCATtcgtctctctctctctctctctctctctctctctcttgaatctgaatctgaaactCTTGAATCTGCaagtgttcatgggcggcggtcatcacttaacatcggatgacccgcctgcttttttataaaaaaattaaaaaaataagaaaaagcaaagattttattatgattttcgCCGAATGTCTGctttaagatctacctacctgccaaatttcatgaatctaggtcaacgggaagctagtatcctgtaggtttcttgacagaccgacagacagacagacaacaaatactatgtgatcctataagggttccgtttttccttttgaagtacggaaccctaaaaaaagcggACTATAGCGCAACGATGCGGATAATTCTACtccattatgtatttaaataaactagtgGTTTGCCCCGAACACACGGTTGAAACCTCGCGGTATCCCATAATtccctatatttttataatgttaacagcgccatctattaacattattgttaagttatgttaaaaatactaataccCCTTaaagatggcgggccctagccggCGGAGCTCCGGCTACaagaccaacaccggggtaacGTGAATACTCCGCGccctacccgggtaaggaggctcgTGCCTCGAGCCCTCGGCTCGGGCCTCGAGGCACGTGcccccgcttggccttcggccGACCGGAGAAGACCATGTCGTCGGATACCCattaaaatgaattaatttcgtttatttataatatttaagtatctaATTTTGGTATTTGTTGTTCAAATACAGCATATAggtaactgaaattatacacaagtttcagtttctaatatgtagCCTTAGGTAGGCGTTTTTgacatatctacctacctaattatagcGTCGAATTGAATCTAGGAGCCCcacctgaaataaagctttttatatttttatgcaaaaggGTGAAGACCATcagtttacataattattatattaaatacaaactattaaatacataggtacattgcACAAAATATCACAGGCACTCACGTACACGCACActagcacacacacacacacagcaacacacacacacacacacacataaactTACGCAAACACAGACATACCCACACCACATTTGTAtttgttactaatttttaattaggtGGGTaccaatttatatttttttaataatcaattTATGTGATCAATGAATATTCATTCATTTACCTATTCATTcacgttcagtaattcagaagttttaaggctgtgacagacggacagacgggcacttgtgcaatttcactcaagtagactcagtgacctcgcttcgctcttcaattaatattttttataatacttaccgcagattgtttaaaataattataaatcggTACTTTGAACTTCACAAAAACTTTAACAAAAAATTCAATTGTTCCGGCAATAAGCAACCTAACTCACTGTACAAAAACCCGTACCTATGATTATCTAATTATATATTATCTGACCGATGCGTTTGTTCTTTGGGGTTACCATATGGTACCTACGTAGGTGAGTACACaaagcaataaaaaaaccggccaagtgcgagtcgaactcgcgcaCCGTTGGTTCCGTCATTCCTTGGAAAGATACGATAGGATCACGCAGTCATCGCAAGTTCCCGCGAAACTCGTACGAACGCGCGCTCAAATATAAAAGTACTGCTGCGCGATTaccgtagaatgacagctacaatatcacgatcgcaatcacctcggattggttgacgctcgctcactattggcttgGCTActatgcattgttgcagcaataattgcacaaattcagccaatcataacaattgagattgtaatattgattgatgcaggtttcccgcaatcgaggtgctgaTCTCGAATAGGTGTCCTTACTCCTAATTATTGGCATTCGCGCGATGATCACGTCGTCGCGTCGTATTCTCGGTCTATTTGACGCAACGACGCCTTAGGCGCTGTCCTAATACAACTAACtaccttttgaggtaagtacgggaccctaaaacaAAGTTAAAATTATTAGGAAAGTACGTCTTCCaacattgtttttatattatttaaaattaagtatattttgtataaaatattctgATCGCAAGAGGAACTCTCCTTGTCCTCTGTAAAACACACTAGGAAGTTATACATGGTCGCCACGATACAGCCTACAGGTTACCTAGTGTGGACACCACTAGCAAACTAGGTACACTATTATAAtgccttttttaaataaagatattttatttttattttattgccatGCTATACTTATCccataaacttttatttacttaGTCTCGAAATTGGAAACCatctcgattttttttttaaataaacttgaTATGGAAGGTCGCATTTTAAAAGTGGACTCTTTTTCatatcacatttcattttacatacttaatattattctgaaatatgtaggtatgtagttgcAGGGTTCCGTGCCGGAAATGTAAGTACCAACGCCGATGGGTCCCTATGTTACGTACCTTATAAGCCTACAcccatctatctgtctgtcaggcCAGCTGGCTTGTATGCTGTActtatctcatgaactgtaacaGATAGAGTTGTCAGTGTATGTTTCTATTGCCACCGtagccactataacaacaaaatgataaaaaaaccaAGAGAGCTAATTTCGAAATAGCCatcatgcaaataaaaaaaaacttacacagtgttatatcttgttacttgtacgatggtacggaactcttcctGTACGAGTCCGagtcgcacttaaccggtttttagTCATTGGCATGGTTATCGCAATACGTAAGTAGATATAATTTGGTCAAATAAAAGCTAAAACTGgcataaacataaaaaaaaccggccaagtgcgagtcaggctcgcgcaatgagggttccgtactacagttgtattttttcgacattttgcacgataattcaaaaacgatgatacataaaaataaataaaaatctgttttagaatgtacaggtgaagacctttcatattatgataccccacttgatatagtcactcacttcgaaagttgaaaatactaattattagttcatgaccacaatttaattttttttgtgtgatctaaccctaaattcacggttttcagatttttccccaaatgtcagctataaaatctacctacctgccaaatttcatgattctaggtcaacgggaagtaccctgtaggtttcttgacagacagacagacagacagacagacagacaacaaagtgatcctataagggttccgtttttccttttgaggtacgcaaccctaaaaactatCGTTCTGGAGTGtaaatctaaatacctatataaaaggaaaatttaaCTGACTTTTCTGTTTGAAAATGtgattggctgactgactgatctatcaacgcactgctgaaactactaagaagggatttttgaaagttcaacccttaagggtgtAAAAGAGGGggttgaaatgtatgtagtccacgcggacgaagtagatataaaaacgttttaatttataggcaaatacctactcaaactattacttacttacttcaaaATTCGAACAAAAGTAATTTAGTTGTTCTAGAAATCTAGAATCATGATTCTTCGCATAGATACaaagttaaaataatttaacgCTGTAAACCACAGAGTTAAACGATCTGCAAAAAATCGCTCCTAGAGCTAGAGTAATAACTCATAATTCATAACAAACGGCTAGCGTCTTTCCCAAGAAAGATCTTGGCCTTGGCCTTGGCGGAAGTGAATCTTCGACTTCGCAACCAGTGCAGAGGCCAAGATTCGCATCTAGTTAGTATTACCtattaccagtggcgtgcatagggtttaaagccagggtaagcagtagttaggtaagcaagtcaaAAGATAatgagcaatttcaaccgagttaactatttcttgggtaagcagcgcttttatgcctctattaTTTGCACGCCACTGAAGTGAGTGGCTATTAGCCACAGTAtcgtaaatgtaggtatatggtTAATGTATAGATGAGATTTTTAcattctgtgttttttttttaatttttgtctgtataatatctgtctgtctgtatgtgcgCGTATCACGCgaaaactactgtacggatttaaatgaaatttggtacaacggTGGCTAATACTCCGGGTTAACATATTGGGTAGTTTTTATCCCTTCAAAATATTACTTAGGGATTTTTCGGttcaattttttattgattttagtccttaactTCGTGAAATCTGAACCAATTTTcagaattattttttctttacaaaGGTTGTAACTTTTTAGTACTGTCAGGTTGGTACCTACCATGTAAGTTTGGTGAAGATTTGATGAATAGTTTTAGCTTAGAgtatggaactcctcaacgggtaacagcaaatcgatcgcgatcagtataatagcttagtaaaaagtAGGCCCTTAACCATAATACATAGGCTAATATAACATACaatacattttcatttcttcTCTATTAATCACAGGTTTGATTCCGTTTAAAAATTAGTACGCGCCTAAATTTCTCGGTACAATTCAACACCTACTGGTTTCACAGTATACAGAACATTTCACGAGGAATGTTTATAAGTACCTGCTTAGGTAGATTCTCAGGCAACCCGCATTACccatacatgaaaaataaattaaaaaccgacttcaataaccaccaacactaaaaagtaaaaaataatttaatttattacccgtGTATtaatacaagagttattgtagttctatagtaatattttttggagccggtgccaattagccgcacgaaccgtctatctactcttcatagtgttttgcgactccacattggcaccgactccaaaaaatattactatagaactacaataactcttgtatacataatatacgggtaataaattaaattattttttactttttagtgttggtggttattgaagtcagtttttatttttttttgaaaaatttttatttcacaatttttagtggccccatcgtagttaggtatttaaatatgatatgcctggttaaaaacctactgttttaaAGAATCGTTATAAATCGGTTCGTATTTGgcgaagaaatcgcgtaacaaacatacaaaaagacatacattcgaattgagaacctcctccttttttcaagtcggttaaaaatatactatgcctggttaaaaccctactgtttttaatttacaaagctattacactgatcgcgagcaatttactcttattaattgaggagttccgttctccatctccgaagatattcatcagatctttaccaaattaaaataggACCACCTCgaaagtatgtcctacaaaacaaaaaaagaatcatcaaaatcggttcataattgacggagtaatcgcgtaacaaacatacaaaaaaaacatacagtcgaattgataacctcctcctttttttgaagtcggtttatAAATAAAGATGGTAAGTAAGATTAGTCATGGTCGTTTGGTTGCCAAATGCCAGATGACTTTGCTTGCAACACAGTCACTAAATAAGATCGTAGTTTTCGCCGCcacctttttaaatatttagtggATAAATAAGTTATGAGTCAATTTAATTTCAAGTTTCAATTGTTGGTTAGTTATTTACATGATATTTTGTAGCAGTAGGTATTCTTTGTTGATTTTCAATGTCGGCCAAGCTTGAAGGTAAAGGAGCGGGAATTTGTGGGTGACTCCTACCAGCAACTCATATTATCTAGGATCGTCTGTTTTTTCAGACCAAAGCGTTTGCAACCCCCGTAGCTTGAGCagcatagttttaagtttacgttacGATCAGGGgtagataatatacctataggattaataaaactgctatacccaCATCGATGCTAtacctaccccttccaagttaattaacccgcttccatcttagactgcatcattacttgccatCAGGTGGGATCGCAGTCAAGTTGAAGGTAtgggtaattattatttttaaataggaaATACGCccacggaatcctaaaaaagtaaaaaaattgaaaataagtacctatttattatgaGCTGTTATGGCATTCATAAACGTAACATGTGTTTTCTAAACAAATATATTACACTCTTTTGGTACCTATTCAAGTTGtacaataggtataggtaggttaCAGCTGGATAACACGACCTtcatgaaaagaaaataaaattatcgccGTGATAGCAttgtggttaagacatccgcctccggGAGGCCGGGGATACGTTCCCGGGGTATCACAAGCGCTCATAAATTCTCATAGCTATACTTCCTTACTAataagtcatcatgatcaacctatcgctcgGTCCACTAGTCAGTAGTCCAGATTAGCGCGAGGGTTGTGcggtgcgttccctccccgattgccatttcgacctgtcgcgtactatagataggtatctaACTTATCGagagattttatgatttttatcaTCCCTACTGATCGCGTCATTTATTACATTCACTGTTTGGCCTTTTATAATGCGCTTTGTATTTAAGAAATCATTACTATTAGGTCAGGTGCGACTTGAACGCCCAGTGCTACTTCAATAGTGTACGAAAAGAGACGTGTGACAtgtctagttttaacttttatatcTGGTCCATTATTCTCCTTTGTTACAATGTGGATTCGGCTAATATCCTCGGCTTGTTCCCCCACACGGGTAAAAGCCACCACATGGTCATCGAGCCCTTCCTGAGGCGTCTCGCGGAAAGGGGCCACAATTTGACAGTGGCATCATTTTTCCCCATGCAAGATCCACCCCCGAATGTTCACGATATAAGCTTCCAAGGAATTTACGAGTTGAGGCTAGAATCTATTGACTTAAACGAATTCGAAAATGAGAATATCTTGTACAAAGTGCCAATAATAGGAAGCGTTGCAAAACAAATATTACCAGTGAAACCATTTGCGACAGCAGCGGTAAAAATTTGTGAACGCTTGATAGATTTCCAGCCGTTAACCGACGCTTTGAAAGGTGATTACGATTTGGTGTTAGTAGAGAATTTTATGAGCGATTGCGTGCTGGGTTTACATTACGTTTATAGGATGAAAGCGCCTTTATTGGGTCTCGTATCGGGGTCACGCATGCCCTGGACGATGGCACGGCTCGGTGCAGTCGATAACCCATCCTATGTGCCCACCATAACAACTTCATTTACATCGCACATGTCTTTCATGGAAAGATTAGAGAATACGCTAACTAGCATCGCTTTCCATGAATGGCATCACAGAGAGATTCTGATGAAAGAGAGGGAGATTCTAGAGAAGAAGTTTGGCAACATTCCCGACTTGCGCGATCTCGGCAGGAATACGTCTATGATATTTATGAACACGTTTCATGTGTTCAGTGGAGCCATGCCGCTAGTACCTGGACTCGTGGAAGTTGGGGGGATGCACTTAAGCTCTAAACTGAAACCTATACCACAGGTAAGTTAATcttattcacattttttttttcgttcagagttcccacggaataaaaaaaagtccTTTCGGATACTTATCCATATCGCCAATCTATACTACTTGGTTTTATAAAGAGgtgaagtttgtaagtttgtttgtaggaaataATCTCTGgcactactgaaccgattttgataattctttcaccgatagaaagctacattatttctgagtgctatatttttattttcaaaaaattagagatccctatgaaaattgtaataagctaccggtgcgaagccggggcgggccgCTAGtgtcttaataaaattaaaggaCAGGCTGGTTCAACAAtcggggatgaatttttttttaatataggtaaaaaacttgagttacggaaccctaaaaaagggttatttcttgtacgatcgTAAGGAACCGTtatgtgtgagtccgactcacacttccccgggttttagggttccggacctcaaaaggaaaacggaacccttatatcgAGAGATTCCTGAAAGAGTCGGAGCACGGTGTAGTGCTCTTCAGAT
The nucleotide sequence above comes from Maniola hyperantus chromosome 8, iAphHyp1.2, whole genome shotgun sequence. Encoded proteins:
- the LOC117984588 gene encoding UDP-glycosyltransferase UGT5-like — encoded protein: MSSFNFYIWSIILLCYNVDSANILGLFPHTGKSHHMVIEPFLRRLAERGHNLTVASFFPMQDPPPNVHDISFQGIYELRLESIDLNEFENENILYKVPIIGSVAKQILPVKPFATAAVKICERLIDFQPLTDALKGDYDLVLVENFMSDCVLGLHYVYRMKAPLLGLVSGSRMPWTMARLGAVDNPSYVPTITTSFTSHMSFMERLENTLTSIAFHEWHHREILMKEREILEKKFGNIPDLRDLGRNTSMIFMNTFHVFSGAMPLVPGLVEVGGMHLSSKLKPIPQYIERFLNESEHGVVLFSFGSHLRTSTLPKYKEQIFINALSKLKQRVVWKYEGSDAEGTQFGNILRVKWLPQYELIQHKKVVAFISHGGMLGMTEAVSAGKPTVVVPFFADQHLNAAAAAEAGFATVLSYADLTEASLTRALQAVLRKETVAKARQVSQMWHDRQSLPLDTAVFYAERTIRWGHNAKLYSKGRDLPIYQLALIDVAVTILVAIVVLLALITYLIVKVLNLLTKVKRLKVKVN